GTAGAGCGCACCCGTCGTCGGCGAGTTCGGGATCAGTGGCGTACTGGTTGCGACGAACGTTTCCGGGTCCTCACCCTCGGGCTCGAGGACGCGAGCCGTCCAGAACCCGGCCTCGGCGGGGTCGCGCCACGAGGTAATTTCCTCTGGCTCGCTGGGATCACTAACGTCGTGGATCTTCACGCCGCCCTGATACCACGCCGAGTAGAGCCGGTCGTTCCGGAGTTCGAAGTTGTGCGCGGTCGTCCAGAGCCCGCCGCGGTACCGCTCGTTGACGGCTCGCGGCGCGTCGATCGTCGCCTGATGGGCCGGTTCGGCGGGGTCGCTCACGTCGTAGAGGTCGATGCCGCCCGGCCGGTCGGGCTCGCCGCTGCCGGTCGCCCACGCCTCGCGGCCGACCGCCAGCAGGTCGCCGGTCTCGTCGACCGCAGCGTAGTGGTCGTTCCCCGGCAAGCCGACCTGTCCGTTGTTCCCGCTCTCGGCCTCGCGATCGAGTTGCTCCTCGAGGCTCTCCTGCTGCACCCGGGAACGGAACTCGGGCTCGCCGGGGTCGCTGACGTCGACCAGATAGGTGCCGGCGTCCCAGTGGGAGAGGTACGCGATCCCGTCCTGCACGTAGACGTCGTGTAAGTACCGCGCGAGCCAGAAGACTTCCTCCCAGCCGGGTTCGTGCTCGAGCAGCGACCAGCGGCCGACCTCCTCGATCCCGTCGGCGATATCGTAGATGACGAGCGGATTCGCGTCCTGTCCGTTGCCGACGATGTAGCACAGGTCGCCCTCGAGGTAGCAGTTGTGGATGTGCGCGCCGGTCTCGTAGGTGTCGAGCAGTTCGGGTTCGGCGGGATCGCTCACGTCGTAGACGGCGAAGCCGTGGAAGAAGGTGTCCGCGGACGGGTTCGCCGGACCGGCGATGACCATGCGGTCGCCGTCGACTTTGGCATCGAGGAGTTCGTTCGCGCTGGCGTCCTCGAACGAGAGCCGCCGTTCCTCGGCGAGTATTTCGGGTTCGCCGGGATCGCTGACGTCGACGGTGACGAAGCCGGTCGTCGCGGCGACGTAAGCCGTCTCGCCGTCGTCGCCGACGACGACTTCGGCGGCGTTGTCGATCGGCAGGCGGGCGAGGGGCCCGTAGGCGTCTTCGTCTTGCATCGGCGTAACTCGCGTCCGACCGGCGGCGATCCCGGGTGCGGCCAGCGCGGCCGCGCTCAGGCTTCCGGCGCGGAGGAGGGCTCGTCGGCGCATACTCGCCGTTCGACTCCCGACGACAAATAACGTCGGTCGTCGTTTCGAGGGCCGACGACGCTCGAGCGCGGCCGTCCGACCGTCGCCCGCAGTTACCCCTGGAACCGTCGCCGGTCGCCGGTCCCCTCGGTCATCGCGCTCGCGAGGGCGCCCTCGAGGACGACGTCGTCGCCGAGATCGGTCACGCGGATCTCGGGGACGTTGCTCATCACCATCTCCGAGACGCGCTCGCGGATCGGTTTTACGACGAGCTCCTCGTTGTTGAGCGCGACGGCGCCGCCGAAGGAGACGACGATCGGGGCGAACGAGTGGACCACGTTCGCCACGCCCATCGCGTTCCAGTGGGCCAGTTGGTCGATCGCGTAGTCGGCCAGTTCGTCCTCGCCGGCCAGTTCGAACACGTCTTTCGCGGTAAAATCGGGGTCGTCGAGCGGCAGGTCGGTCGAAATCGTCGGATCGTCTTCGGCGAGCAGTCGGACGTAGTCCGGGATCCCGTTCCCGGAACAGTACGCCTCCCAGTGGCCGTCGTGGCCGCAGCCGCAGGTGAGCCGCCCGCGCGGGTCGACGATGCAGTGGCCGACCTCGCCGGCGTTGCCGTCCCAGCCGGCCAGAATCTCGCCGTCGCAGCAGACGCCGGCGCCGATCCCCGAGGAGATGGTGATGTACACCATGTCGTCGGGGTTGCGGTCGGCGTGGAACCGTTCGCCGATGACGCCCGCGGCGGTGTCGTTGTGGAGGTAGACCTCGTCGCTGTCGATCAGTTTCTCGATGGGGCCGGTCAGGGGAATGCGATCGATCGAGTCGGGCAGGTTGGCCGGATCGATCACCGCCCCTTCGGCGAGGTCGAAGGGGCCGATCGAGCCGATTCCCGCCGAGACGATCTCGTCCGGGTCGATCCCGGCGTCGGTGCAGGCTTCCCGCAGCGTCCGGAGGACTCCCTCGGTCACGTCGATGCCCGTCGGGCCGCGCGGCGTGGCGCTCCGGCTGACGCCGATCGTCGTCCCGTCGTCCTCGGCGACGGCCGCCCGTACGTTCGTCGCCCCGAGGTCGACGCCCGCGTAGTAGACCATGCTGTGTACCTAGGGACAACTCACCGGCCTACTTAACTACACATATTGTACTCGCGAGCGAGTAGTATTCACACGCGATACGGGCTCGTTACTCCGATTATGCGACCCGAAAGCGATCCGGGCCTGTCACGTCTGCCCTCGAGCGGGCAGCAACGGCGCTGCTTACTCGATACGGTCCGTCGCGTCCGCGACGTCCGCGCCGGGGCCGCCATCAGTCCCGAGCGGAGCGAGCGGCACCAGCGTCGAAATCCGCGCGTTCTCCTTCAACTCGAGGCCGCCGTCGGCGACCGACAGCGGGAGCAGCGGGAGATGCGAGTCCACCCGTACCGAGGGATGGGAGCCGCCGCGGGCCAGCAACTCGTTTCGGGGCTGGAGCAACAGCGGCACCTCCGGATCCGTCAGGAACTCGTTGAGCTGGACGACGTACTGGCCGGCCTCGAGGGTCCACCAGCCGTACTCGTCGTCGGGATTCCGGAGTTCGGTGTCGACGGGCTCGAGGTCGGCGTCCTCGAGTTCGTCGCCGCCGAAGTCGATTCGACCCGGCGCGGCGACCTCGTAGACGGCGCCGGCCGTCAGGTCGACGCCGTGCTCGTGGACCTGTACCGGCTCGTACACCAGGTTATCGACGAACTCGGCGAGCGGATTCTGGTTCGAGTTTTCGGCGGACATGTCGGTCGTACTGACGGTTGCGAGCGCCAAAAAGGATGCTGTGTCGGTGCGCTCGCGCCGCATCGGTTTACGATCGCACTCGATCGAGTCCGTCGAAAGCGAGCAAAAACGTCAACGACCCGGAACTCTATATGCTCCTCGCCGTAGTCCCGCCTATGGTCGACGTACTCAGCGACGAGATCGAACGCTTCGTTCGCGCCGCCGGACCGAGTCCCGACGAGACGCTCGCCGAGATGGACGACTACGCCCGGTCGCAGGGCTTCCCGCACGTCGGACCCGAGGTCGGCGCCGTTCTCCGATTCCTCGCCCGCGCGAGCGACGCCGAACGGATCTTCGAGTTCGGCTCCGGCTACGGCTACTCCGCCTACTGGTTCGCCGAAGCCTTGCCCGACGACGGCGAGATCGTCCTCACCGAGGTCGACGAAGATGAACTCGAGCTGGCCCGCGACTACCTCTCCCGGGGCGGCTACGACGACCGCGTGCGGTACGAACTCGGCGACGCGCTCGAGACGATCGAGCGCTACGACGGCCCCTTCGAGACCGTGCTGATCGACCACCAGAAGCATCGCTATCCGGAGGCGTTCGAGGCCGTCCGCGAGAAGGTGCCCGTCGGCGGCGTCATCGTCGCGGATAACGCGATCACGGCGGGCTCGATCGTCTTTGACGACCTGCTCGCTACGCTCGAGGGTGACGAATCCGTCGACAAAGGTGACCTGAACGAATCGACGCGCGGCATCGTGGACTACCTCGAACGGGTCAAGTCTGATCCGGCGTTCGAGACGATCATCCTCCCGTTGGGGGAGGGCATCGCGGTGAGTTACCGCGTCGAGTAATCGGACGTGTCGCCCTCGAGGTAGTCGTCGGGGGCGTGGGTCTGCGAGGCGCCGTACTCGCGGAACCCGAGGAACGCGGTCGCCGTGCTGGCGGTCAGGAAGGTCGCCCACGTGACGGCGGTCAGCGACTGGACGACGGTCCCGGCTGGGCCCGGCA
This portion of the Halopiger aswanensis genome encodes:
- a CDS encoding LVIVD repeat-containing protein; translated protein: MRRRALLRAGSLSAAALAAPGIAAGRTRVTPMQDEDAYGPLARLPIDNAAEVVVGDDGETAYVAATTGFVTVDVSDPGEPEILAEERRLSFEDASANELLDAKVDGDRMVIAGPANPSADTFFHGFAVYDVSDPAEPELLDTYETGAHIHNCYLEGDLCYIVGNGQDANPLVIYDIADGIEEVGRWSLLEHEPGWEEVFWLARYLHDVYVQDGIAYLSHWDAGTYLVDVSDPGEPEFRSRVQQESLEEQLDREAESGNNGQVGLPGNDHYAAVDETGDLLAVGREAWATGSGEPDRPGGIDLYDVSDPAEPAHQATIDAPRAVNERYRGGLWTTAHNFELRNDRLYSAWYQGGVKIHDVSDPSEPEEITSWRDPAEAGFWTARVLEPEGEDPETFVATSTPLIPNSPTTGALYTLPIRDGEQADPPSLTDPEDLEFDVQPPEENETDDASTGGPSGPSTDGGGTTDETNSSNATDDAGDESDDSIPGFTAGVGLAGGAGAVALEWLRRDDDQQ
- a CDS encoding ROK family protein: MVYYAGVDLGATNVRAAVAEDDGTTIGVSRSATPRGPTGIDVTEGVLRTLREACTDAGIDPDEIVSAGIGSIGPFDLAEGAVIDPANLPDSIDRIPLTGPIEKLIDSDEVYLHNDTAAGVIGERFHADRNPDDMVYITISSGIGAGVCCDGEILAGWDGNAGEVGHCIVDPRGRLTCGCGHDGHWEAYCSGNGIPDYVRLLAEDDPTISTDLPLDDPDFTAKDVFELAGEDELADYAIDQLAHWNAMGVANVVHSFAPIVVSFGGAVALNNEELVVKPIRERVSEMVMSNVPEIRVTDLGDDVVLEGALASAMTEGTGDRRRFQG
- a CDS encoding dCTP deaminase/dUTPase family protein, whose translation is MSAENSNQNPLAEFVDNLVYEPVQVHEHGVDLTAGAVYEVAAPGRIDFGGDELEDADLEPVDTELRNPDDEYGWWTLEAGQYVVQLNEFLTDPEVPLLLQPRNELLARGGSHPSVRVDSHLPLLPLSVADGGLELKENARISTLVPLAPLGTDGGPGADVADATDRIE
- a CDS encoding O-methyltransferase, translating into MVDVLSDEIERFVRAAGPSPDETLAEMDDYARSQGFPHVGPEVGAVLRFLARASDAERIFEFGSGYGYSAYWFAEALPDDGEIVLTEVDEDELELARDYLSRGGYDDRVRYELGDALETIERYDGPFETVLIDHQKHRYPEAFEAVREKVPVGGVIVADNAITAGSIVFDDLLATLEGDESVDKGDLNESTRGIVDYLERVKSDPAFETIILPLGEGIAVSYRVE